One Mycobacterium paraseoulense genomic window, TTGCGGTCGCTAGCATTTCGTCGTGAAAGAAACATCACTAGCGAGCGGGCTGTACGCCCATCGGCTGCGACGTTCGACCTGCAGTATGACCTCCGACGGCGCTGTCCCGGGGGGCCGGAGAGGCCCACTAATAATGCTTTGACATTAACCTTCTGGGGTGCCACGCTGGCATGACACATGTCACACCATGCGTCTTGTCCCTTGAGGAGCGTTTATGACAGCAGCAAGTCCGGCACAGGAGCGGCCCCTCGCTGATTTGCTGGTTGTCGATTTGTCCACCACCCTGGCGGGCGCATACGCCTCGCAGTTCCTCGCCGATTGCGGCGCCGAGGTGATCCTGGTGGAACCGCCCGACGGCAGCTCCGTCCGGCAGCTCCCCGGATGGCCCGCACTGTTACGCGGCAAACGTTCAGTCACGCTCGATGTCCACGAACCTGCCGACCGTCGACGACTGTGGCAGCTGCTAGAGAGCGCCGACGTGCTCGTGACAACGGCGCGCCCGGCGGACGGGGGCCGCCTCGGACTCACGCCCGATTTGCTGACGCAGCGCTGCCCCAGACTTGTGCACGCGTCAATTACCGGGTGGGGATCGAAAGGGCCGTGGCGGAACTACAAGGGCTGGGAAGCGTTGGTCCTGGCCAAAATCGGAATCATGCACGAGAAGCGTGGCGTCACACCACGAAAGGGGCCTGCCTACGTTTCGGCCACCTATGCCTCTTGGGGAGCGGCGCACGCCGCCGTGCAAGGAATTCTGGCAGCACTGATCGAGCGGGATTCCAGCGGTCGCGGTCAAGTCGTCGAATCCAATCTCGTAACGGGGGTGGGTGCGAACGACACGTGGAACTGGTTCAACGAATTGGTGCTCAACCGGTACCCGGGCGCCTTCGAACCAATGGGCGCCGTGTACGACGAACAGAGCCGCCCGCTGATCCATCTGGTGTATTCGGTCTTGGTGGCCCCGACCAAAGACGGTCGCTGGTTGCAGTTCGCCCAGGTATCGCCCCGGTTGATGCATGCGTGGCTGACCGAGCTCGACCTGTTGACCGAACTTGCGGACCCGAAGTGGGAGGGCTTTCCCATGCTGCCCACGCAAGAACTGCGCACGGAATTCTGGGACCTGATGATCGGACGGGTCAGACAGCGCACTCTCGCCGAGTGGCAGCAGGCTTTCGATGCAAACGAGAATCTAAGTGCCGAGATTTTCCGCACACCCAGCGAGTCACTGAATCATCCCCAGACTCTTCATCAAGGCCGCGCTGTGACTGTGGACGACCCCGAGCTTGGCCCGGTGCGCCAGCCGTCGACGTTGATCCACTCCGATGGCCAGCCACTCACGGCGTTGCGTCCAGCTCCGCGCGTCGGGCAGCACAATGCGTCAGTGTGGGGGTTGCGCCGGGAGTCGCCCAGCCTCGCTGCTGCTGACGACGTCGCCGCGGGGCTTCCCCTGTATGGGGTGACGATCCTCGAATTCGGTTCGATGTTCGCCGGGCCCTACGGCGCCACGCTGCTTACTGACCTCGGTGCGCGGGTGATCAAGATCGAACCGCTCGATGGCGACAACATCCGAGGCATGCTTCCCTTCCCGGAGGCTGGTGGCGCAAAGGTGCTGCAAGGCAAGGAAAGCTGCGCGGTCGACTTCACCAAACCAGAGGGGCTCAGCCTGGTATACGAGCTGGTAAAGCGTTGCGACATCGTCGTTCAGTGCTTCCGCGGGCATGCAGCTGAACGGGCCAAGATCGACGAAGCCACACTAAAGGCGATAAACCCCGATTTGGTAGTCCTGAGCACCTCCGGCTACGGACTCGACGGGCCATTCGGACATCGACCCGCGTACGCTCCATCCATCGCTGCGGCGTCGGGTCTGGCCGTTCTCGACAGCGGCGACGCAATGCACCCGCCGACCGACCTAGATGATCTGCACCGCACGGCCGCCACGCTGTTCTCCGGCGGAACAATTTCGGCGGTGCAGGCCGACGGTATCGCCGCATTGGGTGTCGCCTCTGCATTGCTCGTGTGCCTTTACGCGAAGCGGCGCGGCATCGATATGCACCACACCGAAACAACCATGCTGGGCACGGTTCAGAACGCGCTGATCTGGTCGAACATCAGCTATCCCGACCAGCCGGCGGTGCCGACAGCCGACGCGGAGTTCCTCGGCCTCACGGCCCTCTACCGGCTGTACCGCGCCGCCGACGGTTGGGTGTTTCTCGCCGCGCCCCTGGCGCGAGAATGGGAACCTTTCGCGAAGGCCATGCAGTCCTACGTCGACCTGCTGGCCGACGAGCGTTTCGTCGACCCCGCATCACGCACACACAACGACGACGTCTTGACGCACCTCTTGGAACAGGTCTTCCTGGCAAAGACCAAACTCGAATGGGAGCGAGAGCTGACCGCACAGGACGTCGGATGCGTCGAGGTCGCCGAACGCAATTCGGGTACCGTCCTACAAAGTGATACGTGCCGCGATGCTGGGTATTCTGTGGAGGCCGACAGTCCCATCTTCGACAAACATCTTCGGCTGGCACCCCTTTATCGGTTCTCCCGGTCGTTGACAAAGGCCAGCGGAGGCTGCACCACGGGTCAGCACACGGCCGCAATTTTGCGCGAGATCG contains:
- a CDS encoding CaiB/BaiF CoA transferase family protein encodes the protein MTAASPAQERPLADLLVVDLSTTLAGAYASQFLADCGAEVILVEPPDGSSVRQLPGWPALLRGKRSVTLDVHEPADRRRLWQLLESADVLVTTARPADGGRLGLTPDLLTQRCPRLVHASITGWGSKGPWRNYKGWEALVLAKIGIMHEKRGVTPRKGPAYVSATYASWGAAHAAVQGILAALIERDSSGRGQVVESNLVTGVGANDTWNWFNELVLNRYPGAFEPMGAVYDEQSRPLIHLVYSVLVAPTKDGRWLQFAQVSPRLMHAWLTELDLLTELADPKWEGFPMLPTQELRTEFWDLMIGRVRQRTLAEWQQAFDANENLSAEIFRTPSESLNHPQTLHQGRAVTVDDPELGPVRQPSTLIHSDGQPLTALRPAPRVGQHNASVWGLRRESPSLAAADDVAAGLPLYGVTILEFGSMFAGPYGATLLTDLGARVIKIEPLDGDNIRGMLPFPEAGGAKVLQGKESCAVDFTKPEGLSLVYELVKRCDIVVQCFRGHAAERAKIDEATLKAINPDLVVLSTSGYGLDGPFGHRPAYAPSIAAASGLAVLDSGDAMHPPTDLDDLHRTAATLFSGGTISAVQADGIAALGVASALLVCLYAKRRGIDMHHTETTMLGTVQNALIWSNISYPDQPAVPTADAEFLGLTALYRLYRAADGWVFLAAPLAREWEPFAKAMQSYVDLLADERFVDPASRTHNDDVLTHLLEQVFLAKTKLEWERELTAQDVGCVEVAERNSGTVLQSDTCRDAGYSVEADSPIFDKHLRLAPLYRFSRSLTKASGGCTTGQHTAAILREIGIDDNQIADLRSRGIIACG